Below is a genomic region from Pleuronectes platessa chromosome 5, fPlePla1.1, whole genome shotgun sequence.
ctttcatcaagatccgttCTTTATTTCCTGTGAAATCAGTCAAAGTGTGGAGAAAACCCTCTTTAAAGAAAGATGCATGGCTGTTCCCCTGACACATGTCACACCCCCCATCCCTGCTGTAATCCCTCCAGTCGTTTGAGTGTTATTCTGCAAAGACGGATGAAAACAAAGTGCAACACCACAACACTACAATCCTGCTCTGCTGCAATTACTGGAATAGATTTACTGTGATGACATGTGCACCCTGACCTCCTGAAGGAGCAGTTTCACCCTCACAGTGCAGGAGGTGATTGTCTGATGAAGACCTCCCCTCAGGGACACTGGATATTGACAGAGGGAAGGGGGGGTTGCACTGAATGTGATTTAGTCCCCAGCCGCAGCAGATGGTTTACAAGAGACAAGATGCTGTtgaatttaaaacacaaaacccCTTTAGTATCTCTAGAAGGGTGACATCTTGAATCAGATGTGTTTCTGGACTGCACCATGTGGAAGGAGGTGCAGTCTGTATTGCTCCTGTAGTTCCTCCTCATTAAGAAACACCGGATGCtctttaaaacctgaaactgcCCCTCTGGCTCCTCATAGAGGGGTGAACCCATTGAGGAGGATCGGGAGGGCAAACGTAaaaagctgctcctcctctaaCATGACATGGATCAATAAGGGAACTACTGTAACTTAATAAAATGATCCTGCCTGGACCACAAATGCACTTTATGTCTTCGGGCTTCCTTATGAATGCAGGTAGGTTTAGATGATGCAGGACTCAGTGACTCACAAGGTTTCTGCAAGTGACACTATAGACGTATAACAGAGAGAAGATGAATATAAGAATCAATATGATGCAGAGCCCTTAGTCACTAAGTGGATCTTTACtctgcagctctttgtgcatCGGAGGCTTCGGGTCCTACATCTGGTGTTTATTGGTCTCTAAATGAGTTTCTTCCCTGATCTTTCACTGATGATGTTTTGCTCGTGCATCATGTTGCTCTTCATCCACTGTGCCTGCAGGCTGTAGACCTCAGTAAGCCAATAGACAAGAGGATCTACAAGGGGACCCAGCCAACGTGTCACGACTTCAACCAGTACTCGGCCACAGCAGAGAGTGTGGCTCTCATCGTGGGGTTCTCAGCCGGACAAGTCCAGTATCTGGACCCCATTAAGAAGGAAACCAGTAAACTCTTCAATGAGGAGGTATtatcacatttgtttttctgctcatttcagtttcctctgtgtttcagcTCTTTGTGTTGTTGCCTTTAAAGCCTGATAgaaaacaatccagcagagTCTTCAGTGTTTTCCCTCATGTGCTTTTTCGTTTCCACATTCTTTAACTGCGTCTCCTGAAACAGATTATTTTCGTTTAATGGGATTCTCTTTAATGGGATTCCCAATAAAATCTAGGAGAttggagactgtgtgtgtgtgtgtgtgtgtgtgtgtgtgtgtgtttgtgtgtgtgtgtgtgtgtttgtgtgcactacTGCATGCAGACTTTGTGTCAGCGTGTCTGTGAATCTCTTCACCTCCCTGGGATTTCTTTCTCCCTTGTTTCTCGATCTCTTCGGACTCGTCACTTCCCATGCTTCCCTTTTTCACGTGTTTATCTCAGTggtttatatttagttttctaGATTATGCATTTCAATGAAGTGATTTTATCTAGAATCGATGTAAATGCATGCTGCATCCTCAAATcaaggatttatttttattttactctctCTTGCATTCTTTTTTCATCCATTCCTCCTCTgatttaaaagcttcttttttgtatctcctctccttttcacTTCCTGGTCCTTTACCTCCCTTCCACCCTGTCTGCCTCCTCCCTGTTTTCCAGAGGTTGATAGACAAATCCAAGGTGACGTGTCTAAAATGGCTTCCCAAGTCAGAGAACCTGTTCCTGGCCTCCCATGCCAGTGGCCACCTCTACCTCTACAACGTGGACCACCCATGCGGCACCACAGCCCCCCAGTACTCTCTGCTGCGGCAGGGAGAAGGCTTCGCCGTCTACGCCTGCAAAACCAAGACGCCGCGCAACCCGCTGTTGCGATGGGCCGTGGGTGAAGGGGGCCTCAATGAGTTTGCCTTCTCCCCGGATGGCGTCCATGTGGCGTGTGTGGGCCAGGACGGCTGCCTGCGCGTCTTCCACTTTGACTCGATGGAGCTGCAGGGGGTGATGAAGAGTTACTTTGGGGGGCTGCTGTGCGTGTCGTGGAGTCCGGATGGGAAGTACCTTGCCACCGGCGGTGAGGACGACCTGGTGACCGTCTGGTCGTTTGCAGAGAGCCGTGTGGTAGCAAGGGGCCACGGCCACAAGTCTTGGGTGAATGTGgtggcgttcgaccccttcacGACCTCCCTGGAGGATGACGAGCCGATGGAGCTTAGCGGCAGTGAGGAGgacctccaccagggggcgcctAACAACACCATGCACTTTGGCCGGGTCCGAACAAGCAGCACGCTGTCGCGTCTTTCTCGTCACAGCTCTAAAGGTGGAGGCACGCCGTCGGTCACGTACCGGTTTGGCTCAGTGGGGCAGGACACCCAGTTCTGTCTGTGGGACCTGACGGATGACGTGTTGTACCCACGCTTACCGCTGTCCCGCGCGTTCACTAACACTTTCGGACCCTCGCTATCCAACTCTGGCAGCGTGGTGGTCAACAGCACCTCAGGTGGGGGAGGAAGTGGGGGGGTTGAGGGACACCATCACCCACCTAACACCAACACTGGCACAGCCAACCCACCAACACTCCCCTTACCGCTCCCCCGCTCCCTCTCACGCTCCAACTCTCTGCCCCACCCCGCCGTGGCAAACACCTCCAAAGGTCAGGGGGCCTCGGAGGGCAGTGgggcaggtggaggagggggagggaccAGCGCCGGAGGAAACATCACCCCGTTCAGCATCGGCCGCTTTGCCACGCTGTCGCTCCATGAGCGCAAGTCGGACAAGTCAGGGGGCAGCGGGGGGGTGGAGAAGGAGCACAAGCGCTACCACAGCCTGGGCAACATTAGCAAAAGCAACGACAAGATCAACGTGGCGCCGAGAAGCAATCGTCTGGACGCTGCTAAGGTGCTGGGCACCACGCTGTGCCCACGCATGCACGAGGTGCCGCTGCTGGAGCCGCTGGTTTGCAAGAAGATCGCCCACGAGAGGCTGACGGTCCTGGTGTTcatggacgactgcatcatcaccGCCTGCCAGGAGGGGCTCATCTGCACCTGGGCCCGGCCGGGGAAGGCGGTACGTCTGCAGTCAAGTCTTTCATTAGAAAGTcatagttatttattatttaaagattttaaacaaGCTCAAATGGGACGATGCCAAAAAGTCTCATATTTATAAACTTAAATAGGTGATGAATTTCACTCTTAAACTGGGTCCTTCCACTTCTCTCCTCTGGGGTTTTACTTCTTCCAGGACCTTAAATATCAAATTGTAATTAGCCTACTTATTGTCAGACGTTCTGCTGCCTCCAGCAAAACAATGCAGGTCAGTCATAAAGTTATTTTGAGTCCAGTTTTGCTTCTTCAGACTTCAGAAGGAGATGATATCTCTTCTCCTTTCCGCTGCAACAATGGCTTCTTATCTTCCTGCACTTAAAAGTGAAGTTTGGATTTTCTTGATTGTCCCTCGTCTCTAACGTTCCCTCGtgttctgtgtctttgtgtctccttCAGAACCTGACAGCACAGAACGGGAACTCTCCGAGCGGCACCGTGGTATAGCCGGAGGAGAAGCTTTGcactcatccctccctccacctcctccctccctccttcctcgtTCTCAGCCTTCTTCTTTTCTATCCTACGCTTCTCTCCATTCCTGCTCCAACATGTCAGACCGTGCCCGACACACgctgataacaataataacttcATTTATACAGCAGATTTCAAAgcacaaatcatttaaaatcatgaATCACATGGGAGTAAAACCAATATCGTTATATCAGCCAGTATatatatcaaaaacaaattGGCAGTGATTCCTAAGAGTTCATAATCAAAAGtcatgacaaataaataaacgatATTATAAGCAACTTTAAGTAAAGAATACACAAATCCAACCAAATATGTAGAGCTTctagaaagaaaataaacaattgtAAAATTCTTTAATTATTTCCATATAACACAATtataaatgcacatcttttctgctttgttaattctataaaataaaagatttcatTGGTCGGGCTCAGTTTCCTGATAACTTCACTCTCACAGTAAACGTGACACTTGTTACAAAGTTAACAGGAACCAGAACAAATACTAATATAGAGCGACAGCTAGTTAGCAGTTAGCTTCGCTCAGTGTTTGTTCATTTACCTTTGGCTgt
It encodes:
- the zmp:0000000529 gene encoding WD repeat-containing protein 20 isoform X1, with amino-acid sequence MAGDGGALKDLNEIKSQFRTREGFYKLLTLSDSQQRGGLPRANSSPAGFLPPVRVSMVKLQPEDPGEESERVCFNIGRELYFYTYTNIKKAVDLSKPIDKRIYKGTQPTCHDFNQYSATAESVALIVGFSAGQVQYLDPIKKETSKLFNEERLIDKSKVTCLKWLPKSENLFLASHASGHLYLYNVDHPCGTTAPQYSLLRQGEGFAVYACKTKTPRNPLLRWAVGEGGLNEFAFSPDGVHVACVGQDGCLRVFHFDSMELQGVMKSYFGGLLCVSWSPDGKYLATGGEDDLVTVWSFAESRVVARGHGHKSWVNVVAFDPFTTSLEDDEPMELSGSEEDLHQGAPNNTMHFGRVRTSSTLSRLSRHSSKGGGTPSVTYRFGSVGQDTQFCLWDLTDDVLYPRLPLSRAFTNTFGPSLSNSGSVVVNSTSGGGGSGGVEGHHHPPNTNTGTANPPTLPLPLPRSLSRSNSLPHPAVANTSKGQGASEGSGAGGGGGGTSAGGNITPFSIGRFATLSLHERKSDKSGGSGGVEKEHKRYHSLGNISKSNDKINVAPRSNRLDAAKVLGTTLCPRMHEVPLLEPLVCKKIAHERLTVLVFMDDCIITACQEGLICTWARPGKAVRLQSSLSLESHSYLLFKDFKQAQMGRCQKVSYL
- the zmp:0000000529 gene encoding WD repeat-containing protein 20 isoform X2; the encoded protein is MAGDGGALKDLNEIKSQFRTREGFYKLLTLSDSQQRGGLPRANSSPAGFLPPVRVSMVKLQPEDPGEESERVCFNIGRELYFYTYTNIKKVSPLPTASRLIDKSKVTCLKWLPKSENLFLASHASGHLYLYNVDHPCGTTAPQYSLLRQGEGFAVYACKTKTPRNPLLRWAVGEGGLNEFAFSPDGVHVACVGQDGCLRVFHFDSMELQGVMKSYFGGLLCVSWSPDGKYLATGGEDDLVTVWSFAESRVVARGHGHKSWVNVVAFDPFTTSLEDDEPMELSGSEEDLHQGAPNNTMHFGRVRTSSTLSRLSRHSSKGGGTPSVTYRFGSVGQDTQFCLWDLTDDVLYPRLPLSRAFTNTFGPSLSNSGSVVVNSTSGGGGSGGVEGHHHPPNTNTGTANPPTLPLPLPRSLSRSNSLPHPAVANTSKGQGASEGSGAGGGGGGTSAGGNITPFSIGRFATLSLHERKSDKSGGSGGVEKEHKRYHSLGNISKSNDKINVAPRSNRLDAAKVLGTTLCPRMHEVPLLEPLVCKKIAHERLTVLVFMDDCIITACQEGLICTWARPGKAVRLQSSLSLESHSYLLFKDFKQAQMGRCQKVSYL
- the zmp:0000000529 gene encoding WD repeat-containing protein 20 isoform X3; this encodes MAGDGGALKDLNEIKSQFRTREGFYKLLTLSDSQQRGGLPRGPAAGGTLGPGPGPGPLPGGGVGLLQGPGAAAAASSSSNAAANSSPAGFLPPVRVSMVKLQPEDPGEESERVCFNIGRELYFYTYTNIKKAVDLSKPIDKRIYKGTQPTCHDFNQYSATAESVALIVGFSAGQVQYLDPIKKETSKLFNEERLIDKSKVTCLKWLPKSENLFLASHASGHLYLYNVDHPCGTTAPQYSLLRQGEGFAVYACKTKTPRNPLLRWAVGEGGLNEFAFSPDGVHVACVGQDGCLRVFHFDSMELQGVMKSYFGGLLCVSWSPDGKYLATGGEDDLVTVWSFAESRVVARGHGHKSWVNVVAFDPFTTSLEDDEPMELSGSEEDLHQGAPNNTMHFGRVRTSSTLSRLSRHSSKGGGTPSVTYRFGSVGQDTQFCLWDLTDDVLYPRLPLSRAFTNTFGPSLSNSGSVVVNSTSGGGGSGGVEGHHHPPNTNTGTANPPTLPLPLPRSLSRSNSLPHPAVANTSKGQGASEGSGAGGGGGGTSAGGNITPFSIGRFATLSLHERKSDKSGGSGGVEKEHKRYHSLGNISKSNDKINVAPRSNRLDAAKVLGTTLCPRMHEVPLLEPLVCKKIAHERLTVLVFMDDCIITACQEGLICTWARPGKANLTAQNGNSPSGTVV